Proteins encoded together in one Balaenoptera ricei isolate mBalRic1 chromosome 2, mBalRic1.hap2, whole genome shotgun sequence window:
- the LOC132359961 gene encoding corticosteroid-binding globulin gives MLFTLYICLLWLSTSGLWTIQAKDPDTDMSMRNPHRHLAPNNVDFAFTLYKHLVASAPGKNVFISPVSISTALAMLSLGARGYTREQLLQGLGFNLTEMSEAEIHQGFRHLHHLLRESNTTLEMTMGNAMFLDHSLELLESFSADTKHYYELEALTADFQDWAGASRQINEYIKNKTQGKIVDLFSEQDSSAMLILVNYIFFKGTWAHSFNPESTREDNFYVNETTTVKVPMMFQSSTIKYLNDSVLPCQLVQLDYTGNETVFFVLPVKGKMDTVIAMLSRDTIQRWSKSLTNSLVDLYIPKISISGGYNLGGIMGDMGIADLLNNRTHFSGITQEALPKVSKVVHKATLQLDERGVEAAARTQVHRNSAPEPLTIRFDRPFVVMIFDDFTWSSLFLGKVVNPT, from the exons ATGCTGTTCACCCTGTACATCTGTCTCCTCTGGCTGTCTACCAGTGGGCTCTGGACCATCCAGGCTAAGGACCCTGACACTGACATGAGCATGAGGAACCCTCACCGGCACTTGGCTCCAAACAACGTTGACTTTGCCTTTACCCTGTATAAGCACTTAGTGGCCTCAGCTCCGGGCAAGAATGTCTTCATCTCCCCTGTGAGCATCTCCACAGCCTTGGCTATGCTGTCCCTGGGCGCCAGAGGCTACACACGGGAGCAGCTTCTCCAAGGCCTGGGCTTCAACCTCACTGAGATGTCCGAAGCTGAGATCCACCAGGGCTTCCGGCATCTCCACCACCTCCTCAGGGAGTCAAACACCACCTTGGAAATGACCATGGGCAATGCCATGTTCCTTGACCACAGCCTGGAACTTCTGGAGTCATTCTCAGCAGACACCAAGCACTACTATGAGTTGGAGGCCTTGACTGCAGATTTCCAGGACTGGGCAGGAGCCAGCAGACAAATCAACGAGTATATCAAAAATAAGACGCAAGGGAAAATTGTGGACTTGTTCTCGGAGCAAGATAGCTCAGCCATGCTCATCCTGGTCAACTACATCTTCTTTAAAG GCACGTGGGCACACTCCTTCAACCCGGAAAGCACCAGGGAAGATAACTTCTACGTGAATGAGACGACCACGGTGAAGGTGCCCATGATGTTCCAGTCGAGCACCATCAAGTACCTGAACGACTCGGTGCTCCCCTGCCAGCTGGTACAGCTGGACTACACGGGCAACGAGACCGTCTTCTTTGTCCTCCCGGTCAAGGGGAAGATGGACACGGTCATTGCCATGCTGAGCCGGGACACCATTCAGAGGTGGTCCAAGTCCCTGACCAACAG CCTGGTGGACCTGTACATCCCGAAGATCTCCATCTCCGGAGGCTACAACCTCGGGGGCATCATGGGGGACATGGGCATTGCAGACTTGCTCAACAACCGGACACATTTCTCAGGCATCACCCAAGAGGCCCTGCCGAAGGTGTCAAAG GTGGTCCATAAGGCCACGCTGCAACTGGATGAGAGGGGCGTGGAGGCAGCCGCCCGCACCCAGGTCCACCGGAACTCGGCGCCTGAGCCTCTCACAATCCGCTTCGACCGGCCCTTCGTTGTCATGATCTTCGACGACTTCACGTGGAGCAGCCTCTTCCTGGGCAAGGTTGTGAATCCGACCTAA